GACCGACTGTCGCTCTGCAAAATAAACTAGGCTGATTTTAAGGCTAAACATCTAGTTGTGACTAAATTTTCGTCCCTACAGGTTTAGTACTTCTTGCGTTAACATAATTAGTATTGATAAACCAAACTTAAGAGAGGAATTTTATGGCTGGAACTACGGGTGAACGTCCCTTTGCCGACATTATCACTAGTGTGCGGTATTGGGTCATTCATGCTTTTACTATCCCTGCCCTATTTTTAGCGGGGTGGCTGTTTGTCAGCACTGGTCTGGCTTACGATGTGTTTGGCACCCCCCGTCCCAATGAATACTATACCGATACTCGCCAAACTGCTCCTGTGATTCAAGAGCGTTTTGATGTCGCTAAAGAGTTACCGAAGTTGCAAAAGTAAGGAGGAAAATATGGCAACCCAAAATCCTAATCAACCCGTCCAATACCCCGTGTTCACAGTCCGCTGGCTGGCTGTACATGCCCTGGCTGTACCCACTGTCTTCTTCATCGGGGCAATTTCCGCTATGCAGTTCATTTCTCGTTAGGTAGGTATCCCTATGGCACCCAAGAATCCCAATACGCAACCCGTGGAATTAAATCGCACTTCCCTGTTTTTAGGGTTGTTGTTGATTTTGGTGACGGTCTTGCTGTTCTCTAGCTATTTCTTTAACTAGGAGGAAAGACGGATGATGTTACAAAATGGACGCATTCCCCTCTGGATTGTGGCGACAGTCGCGGGTCTGTCTGTGATTGCAGTGATGGGTCTGTTCTTTTATGGCTCCTATGTGGGCTTAGGTTCCAGTACCTAAATTTTAGGGGTGAGGGGGATACGTTTAGTCAGGTGGTATTTCCCCCCACTACAGAGAATATGTACCCTCAGGTTGTGGATGGCGAGGGGGGCAGTGCCGCTGATAAAGTGCTGGTTGGTGTAAGTCACGTCCTGGGGGTCGATGATTGTCACAGTACCGCTCCCCTGTACGTCTACAATTTCACTATTTTCATAGGCAAAAATTGCCGCTGTATCTTCATCAATGCCGATCCCTAGCCGATCGGGGTGGGCGGCTATGGCAGTAATCAGTCTAGCCATGCGATTGCGGTTTTGGAAGTGTTGGTCAATAACGATCCCCGGCAGGATGCCCAGACCAATCCCCATACAGACCATCTCTTTGTGGGGGGGTTCACCACTAATGCCACTGGCAATCATGTGATGTCCCATAACCGCTGCCCCCGCACTTGTTCCTGCTAGGGTAAGTTTGCCCTTGTGCACCCGATCGCGAATTTGGTAGGCAAGGGGAGTATCACCTATCAGATT
This genomic interval from Pseudanabaenaceae cyanobacterium SKYG29 contains the following:
- the psbE gene encoding cytochrome b559 subunit alpha, which produces MAGTTGERPFADIITSVRYWVIHAFTIPALFLAGWLFVSTGLAYDVFGTPRPNEYYTDTRQTAPVIQERFDVAKELPKLQK
- the psbF gene encoding cytochrome b559 subunit beta, whose protein sequence is MATQNPNQPVQYPVFTVRWLAVHALAVPTVFFIGAISAMQFISR
- a CDS encoding photosystem II reaction center protein L → MAPKNPNTQPVELNRTSLFLGLLLILVTVLLFSSYFFN
- a CDS encoding photosystem II reaction center protein J codes for the protein MLQNGRIPLWIVATVAGLSVIAVMGLFFYGSYVGLGSST
- a CDS encoding cyanophycinase — translated: MTEPSKPAVIVIGGGEDKINERKVLRLFVSYAGASSARIAIIPCASREPHIIGKIYTDIFQELGAEYVEVLDIRDRDHAQDPAVLDGFNSVFLTGGDQVRLCNLIGDTPLAYQIRDRVHKGKLTLAGTSAGAAVMGHHMIASGISGEPPHKEMVCMGIGLGILPGIVIDQHFQNRNRMARLITAIAAHPDRLGIGIDEDTAAIFAYENSEIVDVQGSGTVTIIDPQDVTYTNQHFISGTAPLAIHNLRVHILCSGGKYHLTKRIPLTPKI